The sequence GTCCGTGATGGTGGCGGGGATTTCGAGGATTTCAGCCGTCTTGGCCATTGCCGGCTCCTTGCGTCGTTATGCCGACCGATGTAATGCATTTGCATTGTAAGTCAAGGTCGGCCCGATCGCCAGCTCCGAAAGCAGCCTCCCGAGATGCCCGCTAAACCGATCGACAATGAGCGACGCGGCTGCGACGCCGTCGCCCGGGTGCTTGAGGAGCGCCACGGTGCGGTGCGGGCCAATGCCAGCTCTCCAGAGGACGACCGGGTTGGTCCTCCCGTGGAATATGTCTTCGATCTCGCCGGCCAGACCTACGCATTGGAACACACTGTCGTTGAAGCCTTTGACGGCCAGATTCACAAGGACGTCGATTTCGCGGCCTTTATCGCGCCGATCGAACATGCGCTTGACCATCACATGCCGTCTCCCGGCAGCTATCGGCTCACCTTCGCCATCCATCCGAGCCAGGGGCTCAAGCCGAAACGTATCGCCGAAGCGCAGGCGGCCATTATAGCCTGGGTGCGCGAGGCCGCCGCCGCGATGCATGCCGAGTGCCCGGCCGTCCCAACACGAAGCCGGGGGCCGCATGGCCGCGAGAGCCATCGGCGGGGAACGGTAGAGGGCGTTGACCTGCATCTCCACCGCGAGATCGGCTGGTTGCTGCCTGAGGTAGCCTACGGCCGGGTGTTCTGTGGTCGCTTTGCGCCGCCCAATTACGAAACGCTTCGCATTGAACGGATGCGCGCCGCCTTGGCCAAGAAGCTGCCCAAGCTCCAGAGTTGGAAGGGCACAGGGGCGCGGTCCGTGCTTATCCTGGAAAACCGCGACCTCTCTCTGTCGAACCATGTTGTCATTCTCGAAGCAGCCGAAGAAGCGCTCAAGGGAAGACCTGATCGGCCGGACGAGATCTGGCTGGTCGATACCACCATCAAGACAGAATGGACCGTCTGGTGCCTGATGCGGGACGGTTTGTCGTTTCCGGACGATGAGACGTCCTTCCGTTATCGAGACTTCAGGCCTGATGACCTCTCTGACGTTGGCGCTACTTGAGACCGACTCAAGCCTGGTGAAAATGGGGGGCTTGGGCGAGCCGCCTGCGGCGGACGGCTCTATTCACTTCGCTCACGGAGCCCGCGAGCGGTCTCCGCCCATTCGGGTAACGATCCTCTCGCAAGACGAGGCGCCCGGATCGACCGGCCGACTCGTCGCGATGGTTTCCCCTCGCGCACCCGGCCGGCTCGTGCCGGATACGGACACGGCGCCTCGTTGGCGCCGTGGTTTCCTTTCTCTCTGACATCGAATTGTGCACCCGCCACTCCGGCGTCAAGGACATCGCGGTTCCCCCAATTTTCAGCCGCCGCCCTTCCAGGCCGTCGTCAGAAAACCGGCTCCCCCGCTCGCCGCCGCTGGCGGTCGCTTCGCGATCCCTGACCCCTCGCGGCTACGGCGCAGCCTCCTCTCGTCAGAACGAAAGGAGACACCTCATGTCCGATATCGACTATCTCACGCTGTTTACGCGCTTCTGTGGTTTCAAACTCGTGGTCATGGCCAACCGGCTTGGTTGCGACAACCATCTTGCGCGCTGTGCACACGACCGGCTTGTCGCAAAACTCTGCCAGCTCATCGAGCTGATGCGCGAAGCTCTCGCCGCGGAGCGAGAGACGGCGCTCGATGAAGCATCGACACGCTATCAGACGGCTTGCGAAGACCTCTTCTGGATCGAGGCGGAATTCGCAAATCGGTGGCTGTCGGACCGGCCGCATCCGCTGCTCGACGATCTCATCATCGACCTCGGGACCCGCGAGATCTTCGACGCCCGTTCAAGGTGCTGGCGTCCTCTTGGCGACACCGATCCGAGCCTTCGCGAGGTAACCGATGGGGAGCTATGCAGCCTGCGCAGCATCATCGATCAGATCGCCAACGAGACCGGCGTGAGCTTCTCGGCGAACCGTCTAGTCTACGGTGACTTCGATGGCGTGAGCCCCTGAGATTTCGGACGAGAGGCTGACGCCTCTCGTCCTTCCCTCAAGCCCGGCAGCGCCGTCCGCGTCGACTGGGCGATTCCGCCGTGCTTCCGACCCCCGCCAACCGACGGCACGCATTCTCAGAGAATCCCCCATGCCCGGTACCGTCCCCTTCCGGTCGCCTCGCGCAAGCCGAGGTCCGCGACGAGGTCCTGGGCGGCGCGTGGCGTGATCTCCAGCTCTTCGGCGATCATGCCGGCCGAGACGATCGGCCGGGTCAACACGTAGTCGAGCAGGGCCGGCAGCCGGGAGGTGGAGCGGCGGCCGTGGAGCTTGCGGGCCAGCAGGGTGCGGGCGGTCAGCCAGCGATCATGGTCCTTGAGCCCGGCCTCGGCCGCGGCGGTGGTCGCCTGAAGCTCGACGGCGAGGCGTCCGGCGCTATCGCGCGGCCGCCGCCGCTCGCGCGGGATCGCTTTGAGCCCGTCATGGAGACAAGACAGATGCCAACGCGTTTTGCCGCGCTCGCGCAACACGCTGGCTGCGAGCAGCCGGCCGAGCCAGGGTGTGTGTTGCAGCGGCTCGAGCGCGCTCCAGGCGTCGGCGGCGATCGCCGCCGCCAGCGCAGGCGGCAGGCCGCGCGTCTGATCGACGACGGCGCGCCAGGCATCGAGGCGTTCGCCTTCGTCCCAATCGAGGTCGTAGACGAGCGGGTCACGCTCGGGCGCTCGCTTCGTCTGCCTGGCGATCTCGCCGGTCATCGTCCGGTCGGCCTGGGCGATCGCCGCGTCCACCGAGGCGAAGACCTCGGCCAGCCGGTCGTCCGTTGGAGTGACGCGAAACGGCTCGGCGGCGTCCGCCGCGCCGTCTCCGTCTTCCACACCGAGCGGCTCGTCCTTTTCCTCATTCCGCTCGACTGCCTCCTCTTCCCGGTTGCCGAACCCTCCCCTCCCCCGCAGCCCAGCGAGCCCGGCCACCGACAGTGCCCAATCGGGTTTGCCGTCGGCGATGCGCCGTCGCGTGCGCAGCACGGCGTGGGCGCGGGTGAGCTCGTGAGTCGGGGCGCGGACATCCATGCCGGCGTCGTGGAGAACGAGATCGTCGAGGTGGACGAGCTCGCCTTCCAGCCACAGACTGGCGCAGGCGTCGGTGAAGTGAGTCCGGGCGATCCAGCCGTCACGGATCGGGCTCTTGGCGAGGCGCTCGTCGAGCCGGGCAACGGCATCTTCGGCGGCGGCGAGCGGCCCGGCGATCTGGGCCCAAGGCAGCGGATCGGGGATATGGTAGCCAGAATGCAAGGTCTTGATAACCTTAACGAGAATCGATGAAACGGAAGCTATCACGAATATAGCTTCCGTCATAGCGATGCCTTCTCGCGCTTGACTCTGACTATCGATAACTAACCCTTATCGATAGTGTTGGACACGGAATCGCAAATCAGCGATTCTGACGGCCCGGAGCCCGGAAAATCATGCCCGCCGGGCCGCCGATCGACGAGAGGACGCAGCCCTGACAGCCCTCTCCCCTCCTCCGGATGCGCTCGCTTGGCGGCAACGACGGCGCGGCTTTGGCCGACACCTGTGTCGGCCGAGTTCAACGGTCGTCGTAGAGGCCGTCGCGAAAGGCCTTGTCGGCCGGCCGCGCATCGGTCCTGTCGCCTCGCGCGCGGAGTTCTCGCGCGAACCGCACGCCCTTCTCGACCAGCGAGGCCGGCTCTGGCTCAAGCTCGGCATCAAGGTGCTCAAAGCCGGGCGTCATCTCCGAGGCCTCGATCGCGGCAATGTCCTCCTCGGTCAGATCGACGGTCCGAACGGCCCGACGATCGCGCCCGGTCGCTTGGCGTTCGGCTGCCGCCGCCGGCGGCGTGTTGGTTTGGCCGGGGTGACGGCTCATGGCGACTTCCCTCCGTTCGCCCCGATATTACCGCAGGGGCGGCTTCTCCGCACGGCGCCCGTTGAAAGTCGCGGCGATCTTCCTTATAGTCACAATGGTCATTATGGTCATTATGGTCACAGGAGCAGGTCGTGACAATCCCCCGAAAAACCCCCGCTCAGGAATCGGATCACTGGACGGTCGCCGGTGCAAAGGCCCGCCTCTCCGAGGTGATCGAGCGCGCCCAGAGCGACCCGCAGATCATTACCCGCCACGGCAAGCCGAGCGTCGTCATCGTCTCGGCTGAGGAATGGGCGCGCAAGACCGTCCGCAAGGGCACGCTGGCCGAGTTCCTGATGGCCTCGCCCCTGCGCGACGCCAATCTCGTTCTCGATCGGGTCCGCGATCAGCCGCGCGACCTTGATCTATGAACCTCCTGCTCGACACCAACGTGCTCTCCGAAGTTCGCCGACCGGCGCCCGATCCGACGGTTCTCGCCTGGCTCGATACGGTCGACGAGGACCGGACGTTCATCAGCGTCGCGTCGATCGCCGAGCTCCGGCGCGGCATCGCTCTGATGGACGATGGCCGCCGTCGCGAGGCGCTGACCGCCTGGCTCGCGGAGGATCTGCCGGCGCGCTTCGCCGGGCGGATCCTGCCGATCGATCCCGCGATCGCCGAATGCTGGGGCGGCCTGATGGCGCAGGCCCGCCAGAGCGGCTTCGCGCTCTCGGTCATGGACGGATTCTTTGCGGCCACGGCACTCGACCGTGAGCTGGTGCTCGCGACCCGCAACACCAAGGATTTCGCGACGCTGGGCGTGCCGCTGTTGAACCCCTGGACTGATAAAGGGGCGCCGGAATGAGCACCCCTGCCCGCCTCCCGGATGCCGCCTCGCTCGAAACCGTCATGGCCGGGCTCGATCCGGCCTCGGCCGATACGGACATGGTCCCAGCCCTCAATGCGGCGTTTCCTGGTTTTGCGTTCGACCTCGCGCCGATCGATGACGATTACTGGCGCGACACAAGGTCGATCCTCCAGCCGGACGGCACGCGGCTCGGCGAATTGCGGCCATGGATGACGGCCGAGATTGCCAAGGACGGCGGCGACATCAAGGCGGTCTGGTCGCGTCTGAAAGAGACCGATCTGCAGATCACAGAATGGCGCGGCTCCAGCGCCTTCGTGTCGGCGCCGACCGGACCGGGCGCGGCCGACTATCTACAGATTGCGCTTGGACGGGAGATCGAATGGCGGGCCGGACCGATCGTCAACCCGGACTACCGTCCGTGGGGCGAACAGGAGCTGCTCGATCCGAGCTGGCCTCGCACCCATCAGCTTCCGGACTCGGATCGCCTTGCCGGCCCGGTTTACCGCCTGCTCGACGGCGCCGGCGGCGCGATGATTCACGTCCGGAGCTTCCTCGATCGCTGCGGCCGCATCGAGCGCGAGAAGCGAGAGGCCAAGCGGCCCGAGCTGGAACGGCGCGTCATTCGGGAGGTCGGGCCGGGCGGAACGCGCGAAACGCCGTTCCTCGACGCGATCCCGGACTATTTCGACTGTGCCGCGTGAGCTGCGGTTCTTTCAGGACTGGGAGGAATCGAACGCCAGACCGCAGCGCGTTTTCGCGCACTGGGCGCTGGATGCCCGCGACTACACCCTCAAAGGCGACCGCGACGTCGGCTTTATTCCCCGACCGCTGCGGCCGCCGAAAGAGCGACCGCTGATGACGCCGGAGAAGGCGTCGATCGTGAGATTGGCCTACCCTTTGGCTGGTTCTTTCTGATGACCCACGGCCATTGGGTCGACCCCGAAATCGGACTTGCGATCGCTGAAGGCGTGAAGGCCCAGCGCGTACGGCTTCCCGACCCCGACGCCCGCGTGCTGCTGCGCTGGGCGGATCGAAGCTACGGTTTTTGAGAGAGCGCCGCTTATGGACGACATCACTTCGCGCGCGCTGGTCTCCGACCCCGAAACCCGGCGGGCGTTACAGCTCGACGCGCTCTCGGCGATCCTGCCGATGGAGCGGCGTGATCGGCTGGCCGAGCTCCTGACCGACGATGACGTCGCGACGCTGAAGCATCTCGCGCGCGAGGGCATGGGCGAGAACACCTTGCGGGCGCTCGCCTCCGATCTGGCCTATCTTGAGGGTTGGGCGAAAGCCGCGACCGGCGCGCCGCTGCCATGGCCGGCGCCGGAAAGCCTGGCCTTGAAATACGTGGCCCATCACCTGTGGGATCCGGCCGAGCGCGAAACCGACCCGCAACACGGGATGCCGGCCGAGGTAGCGACGGAGTTGCGAGAGGCGTTGCTGCTTCGCACCGATGGGCCGCATGCGCCATCGACGGTGAAGCGCCGGCTCGCGAATTGGGGCACGCTGCATCGCTGGAAAGGGCAGGAGGGTCCATTCCATTCGCCCAGTCTTCGCACGGCAGTCAGGCTGGCGGTGCGGGCCAGTACCCGGCCCCGACAGCGCAAGAGCAAGCGGGCCGTCACGCGGGACGTGCTGGACCGGCTGCTTGAATCGTGTCGCTCCGACCGTCTCGCCGATACCCGCGATCTCGCAATTCTGCTGCTGGCTTTTGCCTCCGGTGGACGACGGCGCAGCGAGGTGGCGCGGCTCCGGGTCGAACAGATCAGCGAGGAGCCCGCGGTGCCGCTCGATCCTAAGGATCCTCATTCACCGACTTTGCCGTGCGTGGCGATCCATCTCGGCCGAACCAAAACTGGAGTCGCGGACGAGGCGGGGAGGGTGCTTCTGGTCGGGCCTCCGGTCGAGGCGCTGCGCGAATGGCTCGAGCGTGCCGACATCGGCAAGGGACCGATCTTCCGGGCCATCGATCGCTGGGAGGCGGTCGAGGAGAGGGCGCTGACCCCCCAGTCGATCAATCTCATCGTCAAGCGGCGCTGCGCGATGGCGGGCCTGGAGCCGAGGGAGTTCTCCGCACATGGGCTGAGGTCCGGCTATTTGACGGAGGCGTCGCGCCAAGGCGTTGCCCTTCCAGAGGCGATGCAGCAGTCGCAGCACCGGTCGGTGCAGCAGGCGGCAAGCTACTACAACGACGCCGAGCGTGTTCGTGGG is a genomic window of Alphaproteobacteria bacterium containing:
- a CDS encoding DUF1612 and helix-turn-helix domain-containing protein, yielding MTEAIFVIASVSSILVKVIKTLHSGYHIPDPLPWAQIAGPLAAAEDAVARLDERLAKSPIRDGWIARTHFTDACASLWLEGELVHLDDLVLHDAGMDVRAPTHELTRAHAVLRTRRRIADGKPDWALSVAGLAGLRGRGGFGNREEEAVERNEEKDEPLGVEDGDGAADAAEPFRVTPTDDRLAEVFASVDAAIAQADRTMTGEIARQTKRAPERDPLVYDLDWDEGERLDAWRAVVDQTRGLPPALAAAIAADAWSALEPLQHTPWLGRLLAASVLRERGKTRWHLSCLHDGLKAIPRERRRPRDSAGRLAVELQATTAAAEAGLKDHDRWLTARTLLARKLHGRRSTSRLPALLDYVLTRPIVSAGMIAEELEITPRAAQDLVADLGLREATGRGRYRAWGIL
- a CDS encoding prevent-host-death protein, producing MSRHPGQTNTPPAAAAERQATGRDRRAVRTVDLTEEDIAAIEASEMTPGFEHLDAELEPEPASLVEKGVRFARELRARGDRTDARPADKAFRDGLYDDR
- a CDS encoding type II toxin-antitoxin system Phd/YefM family antitoxin, which translates into the protein MTIPRKTPAQESDHWTVAGAKARLSEVIERAQSDPQIITRHGKPSVVIVSAEEWARKTVRKGTLAEFLMASPLRDANLVLDRVRDQPRDLDL
- a CDS encoding type II toxin-antitoxin system VapC family toxin translates to MNLLLDTNVLSEVRRPAPDPTVLAWLDTVDEDRTFISVASIAELRRGIALMDDGRRREALTAWLAEDLPARFAGRILPIDPAIAECWGGLMAQARQSGFALSVMDGFFAATALDRELVLATRNTKDFATLGVPLLNPWTDKGAPE
- a CDS encoding tyrosine-type recombinase/integrase, which gives rise to MDDITSRALVSDPETRRALQLDALSAILPMERRDRLAELLTDDDVATLKHLAREGMGENTLRALASDLAYLEGWAKAATGAPLPWPAPESLALKYVAHHLWDPAERETDPQHGMPAEVATELREALLLRTDGPHAPSTVKRRLANWGTLHRWKGQEGPFHSPSLRTAVRLAVRASTRPRQRKSKRAVTRDVLDRLLESCRSDRLADTRDLAILLLAFASGGRRRSEVARLRVEQISEEPAVPLDPKDPHSPTLPCVAIHLGRTKTGVADEAGRVLLVGPPVEALREWLERADIGKGPIFRAIDRWEAVEERALTPQSINLIVKRRCAMAGLEPREFSAHGLRSGYLTEASRQGVALPEAMQQSQHRSVQQAASYYNDAERVRGRAVRLGV